The Anastrepha ludens isolate Willacy chromosome X, idAnaLude1.1, whole genome shotgun sequence genome includes a window with the following:
- the LOC128869768 gene encoding splicing regulatory glutamine/lysine-rich protein 1-like codes for MTDEATQEAPRLGYAQQNIHPTNNKHYYEKQHHQRRPMYQQKYNYNQPPSQLPKPEARTQRLETQHSVHQPIPTTKTHAEQQLNNHEEDKDHKSDKDADKDKDKNAKDKPKHSAKYNKDKEKDKDKEKEKVKEKEKEKNKDKEKTKETSKDYEKSSGDKGAKELTLIRLINQECSSCVTSVSCSEFRA; via the exons CCACGTCTAGGTTATGCACAACAGAACATTCATCCAACCAACAATAAACACTACTATGAGAAACAACATCACCAGAGACGTCCCATGTATCAGCAGAAATACAACTATAATCAGCCGCCATCACAATTACCAAAACCAGAGGCCAGGACACAACGTCTGGAAACACAACATTCAG TTCACCAACCAATACCAACAACCAAAACTCATGCGGAACAACAACTTAACAACCATGAGGAAGACAAAGATCATAAATCGGATAAGGatgcagataaagataaagacaagaATGCAAAAGATAAACCTAAACACAGTGCCAAGTACAACAAAGATAAGGAGAAAGATAAGGACAAAGAAAAGGAGAAGGTGAAGGAAaaggagaaagaaaaaaacaaagataaagAGAAGACAAAGGAAACCAGCAAAGATTATGAAAAGAGTAGCGGAGACAAAGGCGCCAAGGAACTAACATTAATTCG CTTGATCAATCAGGAATGTTCGTCTTGTGTGACAAGTGTCTCGTGTAGCGAATTTCGCGCTTAA